The Patescibacteria group bacterium genome window below encodes:
- a CDS encoding prepilin-type N-terminal cleavage/methylation domain-containing protein: protein MVKSPRLRSAKGFTLIELLIIIGIIGFLASAILVAVDPVKRIQDARNAKRWSEVNGILNA from the coding sequence ATGGTTAAGTCTCCGCGTCTCAGGAGTGCCAAGGGCTTCACGCTCATCGAGCTCCTCATCATCATCGGCATCATCGGCTTTCTCGCCTCGGCGATCCTCGTCGCTGTCGACCCGGTCAAGCGTATTCAGGACGCCCGGAACGCCAAGCGCTGGAGCGAGGTCAATGGTATTTTGAACGC